Proteins encoded by one window of Enterobacter pseudoroggenkampii:
- the nei gene encoding endonuclease VIII translates to MPEGPEIRRAADSLEAAIKGKPLTHVWFAFPQLKPFESQLVGQTVTHIETRGKALLTHFSHNLTLYSHNQLYGVWRVVEADEQPQTTRVLRVRLQTADKAILLYSASDIEMLTPEQLLTHPFLQRVGPDVLDMRLTASDVKARLLSPKFRNRQFSGLFLDQAFLAGLGNYLRVEILWEVGLAPQHKASQLNDEQLEALSHALLDIPRLSYNTRGVVDENKHHGALFRFKVFHREGKMCERCGGIIDKIMLSSRPFYWCPHCQK, encoded by the coding sequence ATGCCAGAAGGTCCGGAGATCCGCCGCGCGGCGGATAGCCTGGAGGCGGCGATAAAGGGCAAACCGTTGACGCATGTCTGGTTTGCTTTTCCTCAGCTAAAACCGTTTGAATCACAGCTGGTGGGGCAGACGGTGACCCATATTGAAACGCGCGGCAAAGCGTTGCTCACGCATTTTTCCCATAACCTGACGTTATATAGCCATAACCAGCTTTACGGCGTCTGGCGCGTGGTGGAGGCGGACGAGCAGCCGCAAACCACCCGCGTGCTGCGCGTCAGGCTGCAAACGGCGGATAAAGCGATCCTGCTTTACAGCGCGTCGGATATCGAAATGTTAACGCCGGAGCAGCTGCTGACGCACCCGTTTCTGCAGCGTGTCGGGCCGGACGTGCTGGACATGCGCCTGACGGCGAGCGATGTGAAGGCCCGGCTGTTATCACCTAAATTCCGTAACCGGCAGTTTTCCGGCCTGTTCCTTGACCAGGCGTTTCTGGCCGGGCTCGGCAACTACCTGCGGGTGGAGATCCTCTGGGAAGTCGGGCTGGCGCCGCAGCACAAAGCGTCTCAGCTGAATGATGAACAGCTGGAGGCGTTATCCCACGCGCTGCTGGATATTCCGCGGCTGTCGTATAACACGCGCGGCGTGGTGGATGAGAACAAGCATCACGGGGCGCTGTTCCGGTTCAAGGTGTTTCATCGGGAGGGGAAAATGTGCGAGCGATGCGGCGGGATTATCGACAAGATTATGCTCTCTTCGAGACCCTTTTACTGGTGCCCGCACTGCCAGAAATAA
- the pxpC gene encoding 5-oxoprolinase subunit PxpC — translation MLTLIRAGLYTSVQDAGRFGMRQSGVSYCGALDRPALEIANVLVGNPGNTAALEITLGQCVIEFSQETWFALTGAGCDATLDGKAVWTGWRLRAKTGQRLTLKRPLHGVRSYLAVAGGIDVPEVLGSSSTDQKAGIGGHEGRLLRDGDRLAIKPSARHFSTAQGVKQLLWGNQIRALPGPEYHEFDEASKESFWRSPWKLSPQSNRMGYRLQGQPLTRTTDRELLSHGLLPGVIQVPGNGQPIVLMNDAQTTGGYPRIACIIEADRYHLAQIPLGQPIHFVQCSLEEALKARQDQQRYLEQLAWRLDGKD, via the coding sequence ATGTTAACGCTTATTCGCGCCGGGCTTTATACCTCCGTACAGGATGCGGGCCGCTTTGGTATGCGCCAGTCTGGCGTGAGCTATTGTGGCGCGCTGGACAGGCCTGCGCTGGAGATTGCTAACGTGCTGGTGGGCAACCCCGGCAATACGGCCGCGCTCGAAATTACGCTCGGCCAGTGCGTCATTGAGTTTAGTCAGGAGACCTGGTTTGCCTTAACTGGCGCAGGGTGTGACGCGACGCTGGATGGTAAAGCGGTCTGGACCGGCTGGCGGCTGCGGGCGAAAACCGGACAGCGTCTGACCTTAAAGCGTCCTTTGCACGGTGTACGTAGCTATCTCGCGGTGGCTGGCGGCATCGACGTGCCGGAGGTGCTGGGCTCATCCAGTACCGATCAGAAAGCCGGGATCGGCGGTCATGAAGGGCGTTTGCTGCGCGACGGCGATCGGCTGGCAATCAAGCCCTCGGCACGCCATTTCTCGACCGCGCAGGGCGTAAAACAGCTGCTGTGGGGAAACCAGATCCGCGCCTTACCGGGGCCGGAATATCATGAGTTTGACGAGGCTTCCAAAGAGTCCTTCTGGCGCTCACCGTGGAAGCTCAGTCCGCAGAGTAACCGCATGGGCTACCGTCTTCAGGGGCAACCGCTGACCCGCACGACGGACCGGGAACTGCTCTCCCACGGTTTACTGCCTGGGGTTATTCAGGTTCCAGGCAACGGGCAACCGATCGTGTTAATGAACGACGCGCAGACGACCGGCGGTTACCCGCGAATTGCCTGCATCATTGAAGCCGATCGCTACCATCTGGCACAAATTCCTCTCGGGCAGCCGATTCACTTCGTGCAGTGTTCACTGGAAGAGGCGCTGAAGGCGCGGCAGGATCAGCAGCGTTATCTCGAACAGCTGGCGTGGAGGCTTGATGGTAAAGATTGA
- the pxpA gene encoding 5-oxoprolinase subunit PxpA has protein sequence MVKIDLNADLGEGSSADAVLMTLVTSVNIACGFHAGDAQTMLESVRNAIKNGVAIGAHPSFPDRENFGRTAMDLPPDTVYAQVLYQIGALEAMVRAENGVMRHVKPHGMLYNQAAKDPALAEAIARAVRDCNSQLILVGLAGSELIRAGQRLGLTTRQEVFADRGYLPDGSLVPRTQAGALITDEAKALAQTLEMVRAGRVTAVDGTQANVQADTVCLHGDGEHALQFARRLRAAFSEEGILVSAE, from the coding sequence ATGGTAAAGATTGATTTGAATGCCGATCTGGGCGAGGGCAGCAGCGCCGATGCGGTGCTGATGACGCTGGTCACCTCGGTCAACATCGCCTGCGGCTTTCATGCGGGCGATGCGCAAACCATGCTGGAGAGCGTGCGTAATGCCATCAAAAACGGCGTCGCGATTGGCGCTCATCCGAGCTTCCCTGACCGGGAAAACTTTGGCCGCACGGCGATGGATCTGCCGCCGGATACGGTCTACGCTCAGGTGCTCTACCAGATCGGCGCGCTGGAGGCGATGGTACGCGCTGAGAACGGTGTCATGCGCCACGTGAAGCCGCACGGCATGCTCTATAACCAGGCGGCGAAAGATCCGGCGCTGGCGGAGGCGATTGCCCGCGCGGTGCGGGACTGTAATTCGCAGCTGATTCTGGTAGGCCTTGCGGGTAGCGAGCTTATTCGTGCCGGACAGCGGCTGGGCCTGACCACCCGTCAGGAAGTGTTTGCCGACCGGGGATACCTGCCGGACGGCAGCCTGGTTCCACGTACACAGGCCGGGGCGCTGATTACCGACGAAGCTAAAGCGCTGGCGCAGACGCTGGAGATGGTGCGCGCCGGGCGGGTGACCGCCGTGGATGGCACACAGGCAAACGTTCAGGCTGATACGGTATGTTTACACGGCGACGGCGAGCATGCGCTCCAGTTCGCGCGCCGCTTGCGGGCGGCGTTCTCTGAAGAGGGCATTCTGGTCAGCGCAGAATAA